The proteins below are encoded in one region of Polypterus senegalus isolate Bchr_013 chromosome 2, ASM1683550v1, whole genome shotgun sequence:
- the slc5a3b gene encoding sodium/myo-inositol cotransporter — protein sequence MGSSMEAADIVVVALYFVVVMCIGFFAMWKSNRSTVSGYFLAGRNMSWFVIGASLFVSNIGSEHFIGLAGSGAASGFAVGAWEFNALLLLQVLGWIFIPVYIRSGVFTMPEYLAKRFGGNRIKVYFAALSLLLYIFTKLSVDLYSGALFIQESLGWNLYLSVILLIGMTALLTVTGGLVAVIYTDTLQAFLMIVGALTLMVISLVEVGGLEGVKKRYMQATPNVTAVLDTYNLTYTNICRINPKPDSLKMLREPTDEEIPWPGFLLGQTPASVWYWCADQVIVQRVLAAKNLAHAKGSTLMAGFLKMLPMFIIVVPGMISRILYADELVCINPEHCMKVCGSRAGCSNIAYPRLVMNLLPVGLRGLMMAVMIAALMSDLDSIFNSASTIFTLDIYKMLRKTAASRELMVVGRLFVVFMVVVSIAWVPVIVEMQGGQMYLYIQEVADYLTPPVAALFLLGVFWKRCNETGAFFGGMAGFLLGGTRLIFAFIYRAPDCDQPDNRPAFIKNVHYMYIAASLFWITGIVAVIVSLLTPPPTKEQTLHTFVWGRQKGAEHPIPKEEVCSLSGISESQCNGNNEHKELPNGFNKELVLDGQEMSSLASPDSPTSITVTSNLSEQTPVDHYGNGQAVLLSQNSIKVTEPKNVSKCWCLIDWFCGFKEHSKTPYKDPAEEEIQRLEMLHEPPKIKLLLNVFLLIVCCLGVFMFLYFSL from the coding sequence ATGGGTTCTTCAATGGAAGCAGCAGACATTGTGGTTGTGGCACTTTACTTTGTTGTTGTAATGTGTATTGGCTTCTTTGCCATGTGGAAGTCTAACCGGAGTACTGTGAGTGGGTATTTCCTAGCAGGACGTAACATGAGTTGGTTTGTTATTGGAGCATCTTTGTTTGTCAGTAACATTGGCAGCGAACACTTCATTGGTCTAGCAGGATCTGGAGCAGCAAGTGGCTTTGCAGTAGGGGCCTGGGAATTTAATGCACTGTTACTACTTCAGGTTTTGGGATGGATCTTTATTCCTGTTTACATTCGGTCAGGCGTCTTCACCATGCCAGAGTACCTCGCTAAACGTTTTGGAGGGAATCGAATTAAAGTCTATTTTGCTGCTCTCTCCTTATTGCTCTATATATTCACAAAGCTTTCTGTGGACCTATATTCTGGAGCTCTCTTTATACAGGAATCCTTGGGATGGAATCTTTACCTCTCGGTGATTTTGCTTATTGGAATGACTGCTTTGCTTACTGTCACAGGAGGACTAGTGGCTGTTATTTACACGGATACACTACAAGCTTTTCTCATGATAGTAGGTGCTTTGACACTAATGGTAATCAGCCTGGTGGAGGTAGGGGGATTGGAAGGAGTGAAGAAAAGGTACATGCAAGCTACTCCAAATGTGACTGCAGTTTTGGATACATATAACCTAACATATACCAACATATGTCGCATCAATCCAAAGCCAGACTCTCTTAAAATGCTCCGTGAACCTACTGATGAGGAAATACCATGGCCTGGATTTCTTCTTGGCCAGACTCCAGCATCTGTCTGGTACTGGTGTGCCGACCAGGTTATTGTCCAAAGGGTGCTGGCTGCCAAAAACCTTGCACATGCAAAAGGATCCACTTTGATGGCTGGTTTTCTAAAGATGTTACCAATGTTCATAATTGTTGTTCCTGGGATGATCTCTAGAATACTATATGCAGACGAACTTGTGTGCATCAATCCAGAACATTGTATGAAAGTGTGTGGTAGTCGTGCAGGCTGCTCCAACATTGCTTACCCCCGCCTTGTGATGAACCTTCTTCCTGTAGGTCTCCGTGGTTTAATGATGGCAGTCATGATTGCAGCCTTAATGAGTGACTTGGACTCCATATTTAACAGTGCCAGCACAATCTTCACACTGGATATCtacaaaatgttaagaaaaacTGCTGCTTCTAGGGAACTGATGGTTGTTGGGCGGCTCTTTGTTGTCTTCATGGTCGTGGTTAGCATTGCATGGGTTCCTGTCATTGTGGAGATGCAAGGTGGACAGATGTATCTCTATATCCAAGAAGTGGCAGACTACCTCACACCACCAGTTGCAGCCCTATTCTTGCTGGGTGTTTTCTGGAAGCGCTGCAATGAGACAGGTGCCTTTTTTGGTGGCATGGCAGGCTTCCTTTTGGGAGGCACACGGTTAATTTTTGCGTTTATTTACAGAGCTCCTGATTGTGACCAGCCAGACAATCGAccagcttttattaaaaatgttcactATATGTACATAGCTGCAAGCCTGTTCTGGATAACTGGTATTGTAGCAGTGATTGTCAGTCTTCTCACCCCACCTCCGACAAAAGAACAAACTTTACACACCTTTGTCTGGGGTAGACAAAAAGGAGCCGAACATCCTATTCCAAAAGAGGAGGTTTGTTCTTTGTCTGGGATCAGTGAATCACAGTGTAATGGAAATAATGAACATAAAGAATTGCCAAATGGTTTCAACAAGGAATTAGTGCTGGATGGTCAAGAGATGTCGTCGTTGGCAAGTCCAGATTCTCCAACTTCTATAACTGTTACTTCAAACCTCTCTGAGCAGACCCCTGTGGACCATTATGGAAATGGACAGGCTGTTCTATTATCACAAAATTCAATTAAGGTCACAGAGCCTAAAAATGTCAGCAAGTGCTGGTGTCTGATTGATTGGTTTTGTGGATTCAAGGAACATTCAAAGACTCCTTACAAGGATCCAGCAGAAGAGGAAATTCAGAGACTTGAAATGCTGCATGAGCCTCCCAAAATCAAACTTTTACTAAATGTATTTCTCTTAATTGTCTGCTGTTTGGGAGTcttcatgtttttatatttttctttgtaa